A single genomic interval of Methanooceanicella nereidis harbors:
- the hgcA gene encoding mercury methylation corrinoid protein HgcA → MISIAKTSSELTLSDRWDHVVARLGVNRMGHRVEPGLYSLGEPDNGSPVFVTANYTLSFDALRSSLSGISCYILVIDTRGINVWCAAGKGTFGTEELIRRIGVTGLAGVVSHRKLILPQLGAPGVAAFEVRKRSGFQVEYGPVRAADIPEYMKGHKATKEMRNVRFSLADRLVLVPVEVNHLLLPMIIAAIAAYLAGGITFAGALVSAMLAGVVLFPALLPWLPTKDFSTKGLILGLLVWIPFGWLALNDASILQLWQRGAYVLVYLLAMPAITSYLALNFTGSTPFTSRTGVKREISTYIPVMAGMVTISVIIVVILVFVKLMGWS, encoded by the coding sequence ATCATATCCATAGCAAAGACCAGTTCTGAACTGACCTTATCCGACAGGTGGGATCACGTCGTAGCGCGGCTGGGCGTGAACCGCATGGGCCACCGCGTCGAGCCCGGCCTTTACTCTCTTGGCGAGCCGGACAATGGCTCTCCTGTGTTCGTCACGGCAAATTATACTTTAAGCTTTGACGCGTTAAGGTCGTCACTTTCCGGCATAAGCTGCTATATCCTTGTTATAGATACCCGCGGCATCAACGTATGGTGCGCCGCAGGAAAAGGCACTTTCGGCACGGAAGAGCTGATACGCAGGATAGGAGTGACGGGACTTGCCGGCGTAGTGAGCCATCGTAAGCTCATACTACCACAGCTGGGGGCTCCGGGCGTGGCCGCGTTCGAGGTCAGGAAGCGCTCCGGGTTCCAGGTCGAGTACGGCCCTGTACGCGCCGCGGACATTCCGGAATACATGAAGGGTCATAAGGCAACAAAAGAAATGCGCAATGTGCGGTTCAGCCTTGCTGACAGGCTGGTGCTGGTCCCGGTCGAGGTCAATCATTTATTATTGCCGATGATAATAGCCGCAATAGCTGCATATCTTGCAGGAGGCATAACGTTCGCGGGAGCGCTGGTATCAGCTATGCTGGCGGGAGTCGTACTGTTCCCGGCCTTGTTGCCATGGCTTCCTACAAAGGATTTCAGCACCAAAGGCCTTATACTGGGCTTACTGGTATGGATACCGTTCGGCTGGCTGGCGTTAAACGACGCCTCGATCCTGCAGTTATGGCAAAGAGGTGCTTACGTGCTCGTATATCTTCTTGCGATGCCCGCGATAACCTCGTATCTTGCCCTTAATTTCACAGGCTCTACGCCATTTACGTCAAGGACCGGGGTAAAACGTGAAATATCCACTTACATACCTGTCATGGCAGGAATGGTGACTATCAGCGTGATAATTGTTGTAATATTAGTATTCGTAAAACTCATGGGGTGGTCATAA
- a CDS encoding glycoside hydrolase family 57 protein, with the protein MTSVCLYFQVHQPNRLKWFFPGIDKVKMDYFNDRFNEEVFRKVAKKCYWPATKTIFHLLKRHEGKFKVTYSLSGIFLDQCEKYDPELIDLFRKLLDTGCVEFLDETYYHSLVSLFEDKKEFVEQIKIHREAMESIFGYRPTSFRNTELIYSNEIASTVDGLGYKSILMEGIESVLGWRSPNYVYRAKKGDIRVLARNYPLSDDIAFRFSANWWNEYPLTADKWAKWARASGGDIVNIFMDYETFGEHQWEESGIFWFLKALPDMVLNEKMRFATVTENSKKYGPKDIIDVPDDRPVSWADLERDTSAWLGNDMQRRCFEEGMLLGNYVKLTGDARMLEAWRNLLTSDNIYYICTKWLGDGDVHSYFSHHSSPFDAGVNYAAILSDFKGHIFEKLKKSPGGPLP; encoded by the coding sequence TTGACTTCGGTATGCCTGTATTTCCAGGTGCATCAGCCTAACAGGCTAAAATGGTTCTTTCCGGGCATCGATAAGGTGAAAATGGACTATTTTAACGACAGGTTCAATGAAGAGGTCTTCAGGAAAGTCGCAAAGAAATGTTACTGGCCTGCCACAAAGACAATATTCCATCTATTAAAAAGACATGAAGGCAAATTTAAGGTCACTTATTCGCTGTCGGGCATCTTTCTCGACCAGTGTGAAAAATATGATCCGGAACTCATTGACCTTTTTAGAAAGCTGCTGGATACGGGGTGCGTGGAGTTCCTTGACGAGACGTATTACCATTCTCTTGTAAGCCTTTTTGAAGATAAAAAAGAGTTCGTGGAACAGATCAAGATCCACAGGGAAGCAATGGAGTCCATATTCGGATACAGGCCCACGTCATTCAGGAATACCGAACTGATATACAGTAATGAGATAGCGAGTACTGTCGATGGCCTGGGATATAAGTCCATATTGATGGAAGGGATCGAATCGGTCCTTGGCTGGAGGTCGCCGAATTATGTATACAGGGCAAAAAAAGGAGACATAAGGGTACTTGCGAGAAATTACCCCCTGAGCGACGATATCGCTTTCCGGTTCTCCGCAAACTGGTGGAACGAGTACCCGCTGACCGCGGATAAATGGGCAAAGTGGGCGAGAGCCAGCGGAGGGGATATAGTGAACATCTTTATGGACTATGAGACATTCGGCGAGCACCAGTGGGAGGAGAGCGGCATATTCTGGTTCCTGAAAGCACTTCCTGACATGGTATTAAATGAAAAGATGCGCTTCGCGACCGTGACCGAGAACAGTAAAAAGTACGGTCCGAAAGATATTATTGACGTGCCGGACGATCGCCCCGTATCCTGGGCCGACCTGGAGCGCGATACCAGCGCATGGCTGGGTAACGATATGCAGCGCCGGTGTTTCGAGGAAGGCATGCTTTTAGGCAATTATGTAAAGCTTACAGGGGACGCCAGAATGCTGGAGGCCTGGAGAAACCTTCTCACTTCAGATAATATTTACTACATATGCACGAAATGGCTTGGCGACGGTGACGTCCACTCATATTTTAGCCATCACAGCTCCCCGTTTGACGCCGGCGTTAACTATGCCGCGATACTCAGCGATTTTAAAGGGCACATCTTTGAAAAGCTCAAAAAAAGTCCCGGCGGCCCTCTTCCATGA
- a CDS encoding signal recognition particle protein Srp54, producing MVLDNLGSSLKDALKKLANSSKIDKEVIDDVVKDIQRALIQADVNVKLVMKLSNQIKNRALTEAPPAGMNSKEHVLRIVYTELVNIVGKATPIKLEPQTIMMVGLQGSGKTTTTAKLARYFARKGLKPAVICADTYRPGAYDQLSQLCTKLGVTFYGERDNKDAVSIVRNGLKEIAKYDIKIVDTAGRHALETDLIQEMKDIYGLTDFDHKFLVLDAAIGQQASEQAKTFNEAIGITGVVITKLDGTAKGGGALSAVSDTNTSIAFIGVGETPEDLERFDPDGFISRLLGMGDLKALVEKANEVLTKDDVNLDRMMTGKFTLNDMYSQLEAINKMGPLKQIMSMLPLGGLGGNITDDMYKVTQDKLKGYKIIMDSMTGEEKEDPKLIGSSRISRISRGSGKTPDEVRELLKYHKMMQKAVKGMKGGPGKMNMQKLMKQMKF from the coding sequence ATGGTACTAGATAATCTTGGAAGCTCATTAAAGGACGCTTTAAAGAAGCTTGCCAATTCAAGCAAGATAGATAAAGAGGTCATCGACGATGTGGTCAAGGACATCCAGAGGGCGCTGATACAGGCCGATGTCAACGTGAAGCTCGTCATGAAGCTCTCAAACCAGATCAAGAACAGGGCGCTGACAGAAGCCCCTCCTGCGGGAATGAACTCGAAGGAGCATGTGTTAAGGATAGTTTATACTGAGCTCGTCAACATCGTAGGCAAGGCCACGCCCATAAAATTAGAGCCTCAGACAATAATGATGGTGGGATTGCAGGGTTCGGGTAAGACCACCACGACCGCAAAACTCGCCAGGTATTTTGCCCGTAAAGGCCTGAAGCCGGCGGTCATATGTGCGGATACCTACAGGCCGGGAGCATACGACCAGCTAAGCCAGCTTTGTACGAAGCTCGGCGTCACTTTCTATGGCGAAAGGGATAACAAGGACGCAGTCTCGATAGTCAGGAACGGCCTTAAAGAGATAGCGAAGTATGACATTAAGATCGTCGATACCGCAGGCCGCCACGCGCTGGAAACGGACCTTATCCAGGAAATGAAGGACATATACGGGCTGACGGACTTTGACCACAAATTCCTCGTACTTGACGCTGCTATCGGACAGCAGGCCAGCGAGCAGGCAAAGACTTTCAATGAAGCGATAGGCATTACAGGCGTCGTGATCACCAAGCTCGACGGTACGGCAAAAGGAGGCGGCGCGCTTTCAGCGGTATCGGACACTAACACATCCATAGCTTTCATCGGTGTGGGCGAGACTCCGGAGGATCTCGAGCGTTTCGACCCGGACGGTTTCATTTCAAGACTTCTCGGCATGGGGGACCTTAAAGCCCTGGTGGAGAAGGCTAACGAGGTGCTGACCAAAGACGACGTGAACCTGGACAGGATGATGACCGGTAAGTTCACCCTTAATGACATGTACTCCCAGCTGGAAGCCATCAATAAGATGGGCCCGCTAAAGCAGATAATGTCGATGCTGCCGCTCGGAGGGCTGGGCGGGAACATAACCGATGATATGTATAAGGTCACTCAGGACAAGCTCAAAGGCTATAAGATCATCATGGACTCGATGACCGGTGAGGAAAAAGAGGACCCGAAGCTTATAGGCAGCAGCAGGATATCCCGCATATCCAGGGGTTCGGGCAAGACTCCCGATGAGGTCAGAGAGCTTTTAAAGTATCATAAGATGATGCAGAAGGCCGTAAAAGGCATGAAGGGCGGTCCGGGTAAGATGAACATGCAGAAGCTCATGAAGCAGATGAAATTCTGA
- the hgcB gene encoding mercury methylation ferredoxin HgcB: MESLSIINTLHFDELLCINCGMCSIVCPHGVFSRGERKAVPVSPDSCMECGACQLNCPVDAIVVDSGVGCASAMIKAALTGSKKVTCGCDDDECEAEEAPCCCCEK, from the coding sequence ATGGAGTCCCTGTCAATAATAAACACGCTCCACTTCGATGAGCTGCTGTGTATCAATTGCGGGATGTGCAGCATCGTTTGCCCCCACGGAGTGTTCTCCCGGGGCGAGCGAAAAGCTGTCCCTGTCTCGCCGGATAGCTGCATGGAGTGCGGAGCGTGCCAGTTGAACTGTCCCGTGGATGCGATAGTCGTAGACAGCGGCGTCGGATGCGCTTCCGCAATGATCAAGGCCGCGCTGACCGGAAGCAAAAAGGTCACATGCGGCTGTGATGACGATGAGTGCGAAGCCGAAGAGGCCCCGTGCTGTTGTTGCGAAAAATGA
- the trmY gene encoding tRNA (pseudouridine(54)-N(1))-methyltransferase TrmY, with the protein MRRFVIVGHKAVTMPKFSLNDLPGGAGRMDIIARCINSSLFLSHDLRRNVDTYAVLLGEPNPPVTVRFNGEKVRYLSPDERSAAALIKKALEKGAPMTGEEESTPGVYISKRSFEDTISGLDNIIYLHEEGEDIRNVRFTGDETFVLSDHQNLTPEEESVLERKGAKKVSLGDLLYHADHCIVMVNYELDRQGL; encoded by the coding sequence TTGCGCAGATTCGTAATAGTCGGACATAAAGCGGTCACCATGCCAAAGTTCTCGCTAAATGACCTTCCCGGCGGCGCAGGCCGCATGGACATAATAGCAAGGTGTATAAACTCTTCATTGTTTTTATCTCATGACCTGAGAAGGAACGTAGACACTTATGCAGTGCTGCTCGGAGAGCCCAATCCGCCCGTGACGGTAAGGTTTAACGGGGAGAAAGTTCGCTACCTGAGCCCTGACGAAAGGAGCGCTGCAGCCCTGATCAAAAAAGCGCTTGAAAAAGGCGCGCCGATGACCGGAGAAGAGGAATCCACGCCGGGCGTATACATATCAAAGAGATCGTTCGAGGATACCATAAGCGGCCTGGACAATATCATATACCTGCATGAGGAAGGAGAGGACATCAGGAACGTTCGGTTTACAGGCGACGAGACATTCGTGCTGAGCGACCATCAGAACCTTACCCCCGAAGAAGAGTCGGTCCTGGAAAGAAAGGGCGCTAAAAAAGTAAGCCTCGGAGATCTGCTTTACCATGCAGATCATTGCATCGTGATGGTGAACTATGAGCTGGACAGGCAGGGGCTTTAA
- a CDS encoding 50S ribosomal protein L21e — MARSHGERKKTRYKFTKALRARGFSPVSRAIQEFDVGQKVHIDIDPSVHKGMPYRRFHGLTGTIMGQKGRAYLLEINDGGKKKTVISRPQHLKPQKCE; from the coding sequence ATGGCAAGATCACATGGTGAAAGAAAAAAGACAAGATACAAGTTTACAAAGGCATTAAGGGCTAGAGGGTTCTCACCGGTAAGCCGCGCTATCCAGGAGTTCGATGTAGGACAAAAGGTCCACATAGACATTGACCCGAGCGTGCACAAAGGAATGCCATACCGTCGCTTCCACGGCCTGACCGGCACCATCATGGGACAGAAGGGCAGGGCGTATCTCCTTGAGATCAATGACGGTGGCAAGAAGAAGACCGTCATATCCCGTCCACAGCACCTCAAGCCGCAGAAGTGTGAATAA
- a CDS encoding heavy metal translocating P-type ATPase, with the protein MSETKNTSHACECASCNAMLLSSAKTDRIRVEGLDCIDCASKLESHLNSTPGIISSSLNFGTGTLTVKHTLDTGKIISLIEESGYGVTCENERTDVFEIQGLDCADCAQKLEKYIAGMQGVLKASLNFSTAVLTVKHSCRREEISDAISGMGYSFNVLTDGKTKASFLSRNKRAISTIVSGSGFAAGFTAPFLGFPPEISTAFYLIAILVGGFYVARSAIYSFKALTPDMNMLMTIAVLGAIAIGQWEEAAAVVFLFSVGNSLQSYTLDKTRNSIKSLISLSPDDASVIRNGIEKRVPVKAIEPEDIIVIRPGERIPMDGIVTEGASTVNQAPITGESIPVMKSPGSEVFAGTINERGTLEVRVTGRFEDNTLSKIIHMVEEAQNRKAPAQEFVDRFAKYYTPLVICGAIATAALPPLILGQPFDMWFYRALVLLVISCPCALVISTPVSIVAAIGSASRNGVLIKGGSYLEECSKVKALAFDKTGTLTEGKPEVTDMVTFNGVTKEEALRIAASLESRSEHPLAGAIMKAYGDNGLMKVASFESITGMGIKARVDGNEYRIGSYRMFDLLPGDASEKLRELQEDGKIPVILGGPEGIIAVMGIMDKLRPGSSTSIKSLHDAGIDEIVMLTGDSTITAKAISNMAGVDGYHAELLPADKVDMVRRMKDRNGSVAMVGDGVNDAPALAEADVGIAMGATGSDTAIETADIALMSNDLSKLSYVFRLGKRTMKIIKQNVAFSVTIKAAFIVLAIFGMANLWMALFADTGAAILVILNGMRLLRG; encoded by the coding sequence ATGAGCGAGACAAAAAATACTTCCCATGCATGCGAGTGTGCCAGTTGTAATGCAATGCTGTTATCTTCCGCAAAGACTGACAGGATACGGGTCGAAGGACTTGACTGCATCGATTGCGCCTCTAAACTGGAGTCACATCTGAACTCCACTCCGGGTATCATCAGCTCCAGCCTGAATTTCGGCACCGGCACGCTCACAGTAAAACATACTCTGGATACAGGAAAGATCATATCATTGATCGAAGAGTCAGGCTACGGTGTCACCTGTGAGAACGAGCGCACTGACGTCTTTGAGATACAAGGGCTGGATTGTGCCGATTGCGCCCAAAAGCTGGAAAAGTATATCGCAGGCATGCAGGGCGTCTTGAAAGCAAGCCTTAATTTTTCTACGGCAGTCCTTACAGTAAAGCATTCATGCAGAAGGGAAGAGATAAGCGACGCGATATCCGGAATGGGATACTCATTTAATGTATTGACCGACGGTAAGACAAAGGCATCATTCCTGAGCAGGAATAAAAGAGCGATCAGTACGATAGTATCCGGCTCAGGGTTCGCCGCAGGCTTTACAGCACCGTTCTTAGGGTTCCCGCCCGAGATCTCTACAGCGTTTTACCTCATAGCTATCCTTGTGGGCGGATTTTATGTCGCACGCAGCGCCATCTACTCTTTCAAGGCATTGACGCCTGACATGAACATGCTCATGACGATAGCGGTCTTAGGCGCTATTGCGATAGGCCAATGGGAAGAGGCTGCAGCTGTTGTGTTCTTATTCTCCGTAGGGAACTCGCTTCAATCATATACTCTCGATAAAACGCGTAACTCTATCAAATCTCTAATATCGCTGTCACCGGACGATGCATCCGTGATACGTAACGGGATAGAAAAAAGAGTCCCTGTTAAAGCCATCGAGCCGGAGGACATAATCGTCATACGCCCGGGAGAGCGTATCCCGATGGACGGGATAGTCACGGAAGGCGCCAGTACCGTTAACCAGGCGCCAATAACCGGGGAATCCATACCTGTCATGAAGTCTCCGGGAAGCGAGGTCTTCGCCGGCACCATAAACGAACGCGGAACGCTCGAGGTCAGGGTGACGGGTCGCTTCGAGGATAATACTCTGTCAAAGATCATACATATGGTAGAGGAGGCCCAGAACCGTAAAGCCCCGGCGCAGGAATTCGTGGACAGGTTCGCTAAATATTACACTCCTCTGGTGATATGCGGAGCGATAGCGACAGCAGCCCTGCCTCCGCTGATACTGGGACAGCCGTTCGACATGTGGTTTTACAGGGCGCTGGTACTGCTTGTCATATCCTGCCCATGCGCTCTGGTGATATCCACGCCAGTATCCATAGTCGCCGCGATCGGCAGCGCGTCGCGGAACGGCGTCCTTATAAAAGGCGGGTCGTATCTTGAGGAATGCTCGAAGGTCAAAGCTCTCGCTTTTGATAAGACGGGTACCCTGACCGAAGGAAAGCCCGAGGTGACGGATATGGTCACATTCAATGGTGTCACAAAGGAAGAAGCACTCAGAATAGCCGCATCGCTGGAATCCCGCTCCGAGCATCCGCTGGCCGGCGCTATCATGAAGGCATATGGCGATAATGGCTTGATGAAGGTCGCGTCTTTCGAGTCTATCACCGGCATGGGTATCAAGGCCAGGGTGGACGGGAACGAGTACCGTATAGGCAGCTACAGGATGTTCGACCTGTTGCCCGGCGACGCGAGCGAGAAATTGAGGGAGCTTCAGGAAGATGGTAAGATCCCGGTGATACTGGGCGGTCCCGAAGGGATCATTGCAGTAATGGGCATCATGGATAAATTAAGGCCCGGTAGCAGCACATCCATAAAGAGCCTGCACGATGCCGGCATCGATGAGATAGTCATGCTCACCGGCGATAGTACTATCACGGCAAAGGCGATCTCAAATATGGCCGGAGTGGATGGTTATCACGCAGAGCTTTTACCGGCCGATAAAGTGGACATGGTCCGCAGGATGAAAGATCGGAACGGCAGCGTGGCCATGGTCGGCGACGGGGTAAATGACGCTCCTGCGCTTGCCGAGGCGGACGTGGGGATAGCCATGGGCGCCACCGGCTCGGACACTGCGATAGAGACAGCGGACATTGCCCTTATGTCCAATGACCTTTCAAAGCTGTCTTACGTTTTCAGGCTCGGTAAGAGGACTATGAAAATCATTAAGCAGAACGTGGCATTCTCCGTTACAATAAAGGCGGCTTTCATAGTTCTAGCCATATTCGGGATGGCAAACTTATGGATGGCGCTGTTCGCGGATACCGGCGCCGCGATACTGGTCATTCTGAACGGCATGAGACTATTGCGGGGATGA
- a CDS encoding tRNA pseudouridine(54/55) synthase Pus10: protein MNNIIDTARRILKEGPICDSCLGRQFAKLSTGLSNSQRGNSIKLVLSMQATANNDTELQTDLAPTLPQARKLTGGDQQAADEECWFCRGLFQDGSNLKSWAEKCISSIEGHEFDTLLVGTKVPPIFAEKEEVLWAECGIAHAEPVKSELNREVGKLISMMTGKTVDFKRPDVVFTIDLAEEKVEVQVNSLFIYGRYNKHSREIPQTRWPCKECQGKGCDRCDNTGKMYSSSVEEEINRKVIETFKADDAILHGAGREDIDALMLGTGRPFVMEVMHPRVRSVDLKQLRDSVNSSSDKVKVSELAYVQKSAVEEVKAMKVNKQYRLKVIYNEDISIETLKSSIVTLSNSEIFQRTPERVSHRRADLERKRKVYEIDLEKVNEDEKYFLMTVRCEGGLYVKELVSGDNGRTKPSLTELVGKQLKVQELDVINVEGGISWQDHMVKEKRQDTSLQRH from the coding sequence GTGAACAATATCATAGACACGGCCCGGCGTATCCTCAAGGAAGGGCCAATATGCGACAGCTGTTTGGGAAGGCAATTCGCGAAACTTTCCACGGGACTGTCAAATTCACAGCGGGGCAACTCGATAAAATTAGTCCTGTCAATGCAGGCTACCGCAAACAATGATACGGAGCTCCAGACAGACCTGGCTCCGACACTGCCCCAGGCAAGAAAACTTACGGGCGGAGATCAGCAGGCGGCAGACGAGGAATGCTGGTTCTGCAGAGGATTGTTCCAGGACGGGTCAAATTTAAAAAGCTGGGCGGAAAAATGCATATCATCTATCGAAGGGCACGAGTTCGACACTTTGCTTGTCGGGACAAAGGTCCCTCCGATTTTTGCTGAGAAAGAGGAAGTGCTGTGGGCGGAATGCGGCATAGCGCACGCGGAGCCCGTTAAGTCGGAGCTTAACAGAGAGGTGGGAAAGCTCATCTCGATGATGACAGGGAAGACCGTGGATTTCAAAAGACCGGACGTAGTGTTCACGATCGACCTGGCGGAAGAAAAAGTGGAAGTGCAGGTAAACTCGCTTTTCATATACGGGCGCTACAATAAACACTCAAGGGAGATACCCCAGACCAGGTGGCCCTGCAAGGAATGCCAGGGCAAAGGGTGCGATAGATGCGACAATACAGGAAAAATGTACAGTTCATCGGTAGAAGAGGAGATAAACAGAAAGGTCATCGAAACTTTCAAGGCTGATGACGCTATACTTCACGGGGCGGGCAGGGAGGACATAGATGCCTTGATGCTGGGCACGGGAAGGCCGTTCGTCATGGAGGTCATGCACCCGCGCGTCAGGTCCGTAGACCTTAAGCAATTAAGAGATAGCGTCAACTCATCGTCCGATAAGGTAAAAGTATCCGAGCTCGCATATGTGCAAAAAAGCGCGGTCGAAGAAGTAAAAGCGATGAAAGTCAACAAACAATACAGGCTTAAAGTTATATACAATGAAGATATTTCAATAGAAACACTTAAATCTTCGATAGTTACTTTATCGAACTCTGAGATATTTCAAAGAACACCCGAAAGAGTATCTCATCGGCGTGCAGACTTAGAGAGAAAACGAAAGGTTTACGAGATTGACCTTGAAAAGGTCAACGAAGATGAGAAGTATTTCCTTATGACCGTCCGCTGTGAGGGCGGGCTATACGTAAAAGAGCTCGTATCCGGCGATAATGGCAGGACAAAGCCGTCGTTGACGGAACTGGTCGGAAAACAGCTCAAGGTCCAGGAATTAGATGTCATAAATGTCGAAGGAGGAATATCATGGCAAGATCACATGGTGAAAGAAAAAAGACAAGATACAAGTTTACAAAGGCATTAA
- a CDS encoding PKD domain-containing protein yields MIIVISIVLLSLISIILLGAADDEATGRVRITVEDQNGNPLSGANIYIYNGSPSPVRTDTTGANGVSTIKDLPVGSYSVTAEYKGSQNSDSFSITAASLSVITIVIPVYPTPTPTPAPTLIPSPSPSPSPTPAPTSTPTATPTPSPTISPSKPPSYIPPPVTQYTAGTGKYPRAVLNSSWLRVGKNEIAVLDGSASYDPDGAIFKYLWDLGDGETAEGQIVEHTYSHAGEYFAKLTVVDNSNLRSSATRKVIVSTEKPVSVPGDRQIVTIGEKAVFDGSESFDSDGSIVKYEWSFGDGTYAEGTVAEHMFDWIDTYKVSLKVTDDDGVSDTRWTVVEVVAEEKDDEDAAGDDKNVNSKFIIFSGAGVVLGIAGLFLLVRRKDK; encoded by the coding sequence ATGATCATAGTCATTTCGATCGTATTACTATCCTTGATCAGTATCATACTATTAGGTGCGGCTGATGATGAGGCAACTGGAAGGGTCAGAATAACTGTGGAAGACCAGAATGGAAATCCCCTTTCAGGCGCTAACATATATATTTATAATGGCTCTCCCTCCCCCGTGCGTACGGATACTACTGGTGCTAACGGAGTATCGACAATAAAAGACTTGCCTGTAGGAAGTTATAGTGTAACGGCTGAATATAAAGGCAGCCAAAACTCAGATTCATTCAGCATTACCGCAGCGAGTCTAAGCGTTATCACAATAGTTATCCCGGTGTATCCGACACCTACACCGACCCCCGCGCCGACCCTTATCCCGTCCCCGTCACCGTCCCCGTCGCCAACTCCGGCGCCAACTTCTACACCCACCGCAACACCAACTCCATCCCCCACGATATCCCCATCAAAACCGCCTTCCTATATTCCTCCCCCGGTAACTCAGTATACCGCCGGTACAGGCAAGTACCCCAGGGCAGTCCTGAATAGCAGCTGGCTGAGGGTGGGTAAGAACGAGATCGCCGTACTGGACGGCAGCGCATCTTACGATCCTGACGGGGCCATTTTCAAATACCTCTGGGATCTCGGGGACGGCGAGACTGCCGAAGGGCAGATCGTGGAGCATACTTATTCACATGCCGGAGAGTACTTTGCGAAATTAACGGTCGTAGACAATAGTAACCTGAGATCAAGCGCGACAAGAAAAGTGATAGTCTCCACTGAAAAGCCTGTGTCTGTGCCGGGAGATCGTCAAATAGTGACCATCGGAGAAAAAGCGGTGTTTGACGGCTCGGAATCATTCGATAGTGACGGCAGTATCGTAAAGTATGAATGGTCATTTGGCGACGGAACCTATGCGGAAGGTACTGTCGCTGAGCATATGTTTGACTGGATCGATACGTATAAGGTATCTTTGAAGGTCACGGATGATGACGGTGTGAGCGACACCAGATGGACCGTCGTCGAGGTCGTGGCTGAGGAAAAGGATGATGAGGATGCCGCCGGGGATGATAAAAACGTTAACAGCAAGTTCATAATATTCTCGGGAGCCGGCGTGGTCCTTGGCATCGCCGGTCTCTTCCTCCTGGTCCGTAGAAAGGATAAGTAG
- a CDS encoding DUF5788 family protein: MNEKWDPEYCPGCYPGIHHGGMLTEEERRHLEFKLTRLLEWVGAWIPGDVTVDNKKIPLHEIVWDLMNKDDLTDEDKELLTDLEYKLEKKFHQDVERIRESDKTEDEAIRDYCEALGLLRAIITLKDIAASPESIIGHGDLSRRINERRKNEANAWLNYLKQIL, encoded by the coding sequence ATGAATGAAAAATGGGATCCCGAATATTGTCCCGGGTGCTATCCCGGCATACACCATGGAGGTATGCTGACCGAAGAAGAAAGGCGTCATCTGGAATTTAAGCTTACGAGGCTTCTCGAGTGGGTAGGAGCGTGGATCCCGGGGGATGTCACCGTCGACAATAAGAAAATACCGCTGCATGAGATCGTATGGGACCTGATGAATAAGGATGACCTAACGGATGAAGATAAAGAGCTGCTTACAGACCTTGAGTATAAGCTGGAGAAAAAGTTCCATCAGGACGTAGAGCGGATCCGCGAGTCAGATAAGACGGAAGACGAGGCTATCAGGGATTATTGCGAAGCGCTCGGTCTTTTAAGGGCGATCATCACATTGAAGGATATCGCCGCAAGTCCTGAAAGTATCATCGGCCACGGGGATCTTTCACGCCGTATAAACGAAAGAAGAAAAAATGAGGCGAACGCCTGGCTGAATTATCTAAAACAGATATTGTGA
- a CDS encoding nitroreductase family protein → MDVFEAIKTRRSIRKYKPDPIPDDILMRILESARLAPSASGRQPWTLVVIRNKNLKKALASACNNTKYVEECNVFIVGVGDPSQKWYVTDLSVAMEHMVLTAWDSGVGSCWIGYFTEDLIKAILDIPEDRKIVACLTLGYPDERPEERPRKDLKDLVYFEKFMEEGRRDFF, encoded by the coding sequence ATGGACGTTTTCGAGGCTATAAAGACCCGAAGGAGCATTCGAAAATATAAGCCGGACCCTATACCTGATGACATACTGATGCGCATACTGGAGTCGGCAAGGCTGGCGCCTTCAGCATCGGGCAGGCAGCCGTGGACACTTGTCGTCATACGGAATAAAAACCTTAAAAAAGCACTGGCAAGCGCGTGCAACAATACTAAGTATGTTGAAGAATGCAACGTTTTCATTGTGGGTGTAGGCGACCCGTCACAAAAATGGTATGTGACGGACCTGTCAGTGGCGATGGAGCATATGGTGCTGACAGCATGGGATTCCGGCGTAGGGTCATGCTGGATAGGCTATTTTACCGAAGACCTCATTAAGGCCATACTGGACATCCCGGAGGACAGAAAAATAGTGGCATGCCTGACGCTGGGATATCCTGACGAAAGACCTGAAGAAAGGCCAAGAAAAGACCTCAAGGACCTGGTCTATTTTGAAAAGTTCATGGAAGAGGGCCGCCGGGACTTTTTTTGA